One region of Streptomyces sp. CG4 genomic DNA includes:
- a CDS encoding response regulator, giving the protein MARVAVVDDEPMVCGFLRTILGSAPDIEVVDEAHDGVAGVEAVRRSRPDIILMDLRMPGMDGLTAIEHINALADPPNIVVLTTFDADQYVLRALRAGATGFLVKSTPPEELISLGRAAAQGNTVLSPSAARRLIAASTDSLSARDRAREPVASLTEREVQVLAGLGEGLSNAQIAARLYLSEATIKGCVSRTLDKLGCVIRTQAGLLAHDTGIAEA; this is encoded by the coding sequence GTGGCCCGGGTAGCGGTGGTGGACGACGAGCCCATGGTGTGCGGGTTCCTGCGCACCATTCTCGGGTCGGCACCGGACATCGAGGTCGTCGACGAGGCGCACGACGGCGTCGCCGGCGTCGAGGCGGTACGGCGCAGCCGCCCGGACATCATTCTGATGGATTTGCGCATGCCGGGCATGGACGGTCTGACTGCGATCGAGCACATCAACGCCCTTGCCGACCCGCCGAACATCGTGGTGCTGACCACCTTCGACGCCGACCAGTACGTGCTGCGTGCGCTGCGGGCCGGGGCGACCGGCTTCCTGGTGAAGTCCACCCCGCCGGAGGAGCTGATCAGTCTCGGGCGGGCGGCCGCCCAAGGGAACACCGTCCTCTCGCCCTCCGCCGCGCGCCGGCTCATCGCCGCGTCGACGGACAGCCTCTCGGCCCGCGACCGCGCCCGCGAACCGGTCGCCTCGCTGACCGAGCGGGAGGTCCAAGTGCTGGCCGGTCTCGGCGAGGGCCTGTCGAACGCGCAGATCGCCGCCCGGCTGTACCTCTCCGAGGCCACGATCAAGGGCTGTGTCTCGCGGACGCTCGACAAACTGGGCTGCGTCATTCGGACCCAGGCCGGCCTTCTCGCCCACGACACGGGGATCGCCGAGGCCTAG